A window from Blastocatellia bacterium encodes these proteins:
- a CDS encoding glycosyltransferase family 4 protein → MRIALVVHDFTETTGQGRYTVELARRFSRDHEVHVFANRFDQPESIGLAKGNLAYHRVMAWRATALTTILTFPLFSTTPCARGFDIVHAQGFTSFSQDVVTAHFCLSAWAKARHSEQQAQSMREKAFVHLVLPWERRMFRQQQTQWVIAVSERLKTDIAHAYGRESHVRVIRPGIDSERFHPRNRASFREDVRRRLGYSDNDFLLLYVGDLEKGCVEALRACALVPEVKLVCVSRRPAHRYARFAERLGVRDRVMFVGPTRAVEAYYAACDLFFYPTIYDAHGMVIWEAMASELPVLTTGRAGAAEVIQHLRNGIVVEDPSDVSAMADYIGQLMRNERWRKEMGQAGREAVSSYTWDRAAEQTLAVYEQIVGRKGSP, encoded by the coding sequence ATGAGAATTGCACTCGTTGTCCATGATTTCACCGAGACCACCGGGCAGGGCCGGTATACCGTGGAACTCGCCCGCCGCTTCTCACGCGACCATGAGGTTCATGTTTTCGCCAATCGGTTCGACCAACCGGAGAGCATCGGATTGGCGAAGGGAAATCTCGCTTACCATCGCGTGATGGCATGGCGTGCGACGGCGCTCACCACGATTCTGACCTTTCCCCTGTTTTCCACCACCCCGTGCGCCCGAGGATTCGACATCGTGCACGCACAGGGGTTCACCTCCTTCTCTCAGGATGTGGTAACGGCTCACTTTTGTTTGTCTGCCTGGGCAAAGGCCCGGCATTCTGAGCAGCAGGCGCAATCCATGAGGGAGAAGGCATTTGTACACCTTGTACTTCCCTGGGAGCGCCGGATGTTCCGCCAACAACAAACACAGTGGGTCATCGCCGTCTCAGAGCGACTCAAGACGGATATTGCCCACGCATACGGTCGGGAGTCGCACGTCCGGGTCATCCGACCGGGAATTGATAGTGAGCGGTTTCATCCGCGCAATCGAGCCTCTTTCCGGGAGGACGTTCGCCGCAGACTCGGTTATTCTGACAACGACTTTTTGTTGCTCTATGTCGGTGACCTTGAGAAAGGGTGCGTCGAAGCGCTTCGAGCCTGTGCTCTGGTTCCCGAGGTGAAGCTCGTGTGCGTCTCCCGGCGGCCTGCGCACCGGTACGCCCGCTTCGCCGAGCGACTTGGCGTGCGCGACAGGGTGATGTTCGTAGGGCCGACGCGCGCTGTCGAAGCCTATTATGCAGCCTGCGATCTCTTTTTTTACCCCACAATCTACGATGCGCATGGCATGGTGATCTGGGAAGCGATGGCCAGCGAACTGCCCGTGCTGACGACAGGTCGAGCAGGCGCGGCAGAAGTCATCCAGCATCTTCGGAACGGAATCGTCGTTGAAGATCCGTCGGATGTCTCAGCGATGGCGGACTACATCGGTCAGTTGATGCGAAACGAGCGATGGCGGAAGGAGATGGGGCAGGCCGGGCGCGAGGCAGTCTCTTCGTATACGTGGGATCGCGCCGCCGAGCAGACTTTGGCCGTCTACGAGCAAATTGTTGGGCGAAAGGGAAGCCCATGA
- the rpsI gene encoding 30S ribosomal protein S9, which yields MAELIQYYGTGRRKTATARVFLRPGKGEIIVNGRRLEEYFPIERLVAEIRRPLLLTDTVNKFDVLATVGGGGIRGQAEAIRHGLARALTNFNSDLRRTLKEAGLLTRDPRVKERKKYGQKGARKRFQYSKR from the coding sequence ATGGCAGAACTGATCCAGTATTACGGGACGGGGCGACGGAAGACGGCGACAGCGCGAGTTTTCCTTCGACCGGGAAAAGGGGAGATCATCGTCAACGGACGGCGACTGGAAGAATATTTCCCTATCGAGCGGCTCGTGGCGGAGATTCGCCGGCCGCTGCTGCTGACGGATACGGTTAACAAATTCGATGTCCTCGCAACGGTGGGGGGAGGAGGAATCCGGGGACAGGCGGAAGCAATACGGCATGGTCTGGCACGGGCATTGACCAATTTCAATTCCGATCTCCGGAGGACGCTGAAGGAGGCGGGATTGCTCACCCGCGATCCCCGTGTCAAGGAACGCAAGAAGTATGGACAGAAGGGAGCCCGGAAGCGATTCCAATATTCCAAACGGTAA
- a CDS encoding glycosyltransferase: MNGSSPIKVLSLIASAELGGAERVMLDVIRFLDRTRYDPWIVVPRPGPLVGELEALGAQVRVMDLFGRGGFLGRYSQPRDYLRALSGWPQLVRGLVKLAGLVNDQKIQIIHSHSLKTHILTCLLSPLVRCRMVWHLHDFYLHRRGFPWFALCAEAFPDLLIANSRAVADQFPRRSRIAVIYNGVDVETFRPSPEERRHHDGCWIGMVGAFAPWKGQHIFVKAAAEVANRIPDATFFLVGDVIYSTAGHRDYRGELERLVQQLGLEGRVIFTGFRRDIATVLGDLDIVVHCSVEPEPFGRVIIEAMACGKPVIAACGGGVNEIVVNGHDGLLIPPGDPYLLAEAILLLARNPDRRARLGDAARRRVEERFRIQDQVRLMEQCYEQLL; encoded by the coding sequence ATGAACGGGTCGTCACCGATCAAGGTTCTCTCCCTGATCGCGAGCGCAGAACTTGGAGGAGCCGAGCGCGTGATGCTCGATGTCATTCGGTTTCTGGATCGGACGCGGTACGACCCCTGGATCGTCGTTCCCCGGCCGGGACCGCTCGTCGGGGAACTGGAGGCCCTCGGAGCACAGGTGAGGGTGATGGATCTCTTCGGCAGAGGTGGTTTTCTCGGTCGCTATTCTCAGCCGAGGGATTATCTTCGCGCTCTCAGCGGCTGGCCACAGCTTGTCCGGGGACTGGTGAAACTTGCTGGACTCGTGAATGACCAAAAAATTCAAATCATTCATTCCCACAGCCTGAAAACCCATATCCTGACCTGTCTCCTGTCGCCCCTGGTACGATGCCGGATGGTTTGGCATCTTCATGATTTCTATCTTCATCGGAGAGGGTTTCCGTGGTTCGCGCTCTGCGCCGAGGCCTTTCCCGACCTTCTCATTGCTAATTCGCGGGCGGTAGCCGATCAATTCCCACGGCGATCCAGAATAGCGGTCATCTACAACGGTGTGGATGTTGAGACTTTCAGGCCATCACCGGAAGAGCGCAGGCATCACGACGGCTGTTGGATCGGGATGGTGGGGGCATTCGCGCCCTGGAAGGGACAGCACATCTTTGTTAAAGCAGCAGCAGAGGTCGCTAACCGAATTCCCGATGCGACGTTCTTTCTCGTCGGTGATGTGATTTACTCGACAGCAGGACACCGTGACTATCGGGGGGAACTTGAGCGACTGGTCCAGCAACTCGGCCTGGAGGGACGTGTTATCTTCACGGGATTTCGCAGAGATATTGCCACGGTCCTTGGGGACCTTGACATCGTGGTGCATTGTTCGGTCGAACCGGAGCCCTTTGGGCGGGTGATCATCGAAGCCATGGCCTGCGGCAAACCCGTCATCGCTGCTTGCGGTGGCGGAGTGAACGAGATCGTCGTCAACGGACACGATGGACTTCTTATTCCTCCAGGCGATCCTTATCTGCTCGCCGAGGCGATTCTACTGCTTGCCCGCAATCCCGACCGACGCGCCCGCCTGGGTGACGCCGCGCGACGCCGCGTCGAAGAAAGGTTCCGGATTCAGGATCAGGTGCGGTTGATGGAGCAGTGCTACGAACAACTGCTATGA
- the rpsB gene encoding 30S ribosomal protein S2 — protein sequence MVTISMKELLEAGVHFGHQTRRWNPKMKEFIFGERNGIHIIDLQKTQRYFREAVKFVTEAAREGKTFLFVGTKRQAQDAIAEEAQRCGQFYVNQRWLGGLLTNFQTIQKSIRRLQEIEQMKADGRFAQLPKKEAIRLERKRALLERNFMGIKTMTRLPDVLFVIDTEKEAIAIKEARRLGIPIVAVVDTNCDPEGIDYPIPGNDDALRAVRLFVSKIADAIIEGRQMAKEELPEVPTEAKAEGAQAAAERKVAASAADTADVGAATGEGEPVSAVVLLDADRDIVAELEG from the coding sequence GTGGTGACTATTAGCATGAAAGAGTTGCTGGAGGCGGGTGTTCATTTCGGACACCAGACACGCCGATGGAACCCGAAGATGAAAGAGTTTATCTTCGGCGAGCGCAATGGAATTCATATCATTGACCTGCAAAAGACGCAGCGATACTTCCGCGAGGCCGTGAAGTTTGTCACCGAGGCCGCCCGCGAGGGCAAAACGTTCCTCTTTGTCGGGACGAAGCGGCAGGCGCAGGATGCCATCGCGGAAGAGGCTCAGCGTTGTGGTCAGTTCTACGTCAACCAGCGGTGGCTGGGCGGCTTACTGACGAATTTCCAGACGATTCAGAAATCCATCCGTCGGCTCCAGGAGATCGAACAGATGAAGGCGGATGGGCGTTTCGCTCAGCTTCCGAAGAAGGAGGCCATTCGCTTGGAACGCAAGCGCGCGCTGCTCGAACGAAATTTCATGGGCATTAAGACCATGACGCGCCTTCCCGATGTGCTGTTTGTCATTGATACGGAAAAGGAGGCCATCGCTATTAAAGAGGCCAGAAGGCTGGGCATTCCCATCGTGGCCGTCGTGGATACCAACTGTGATCCCGAGGGAATTGATTATCCCATCCCGGGCAATGACGATGCGTTGCGAGCAGTGCGGCTGTTTGTCTCCAAGATAGCCGACGCTATCATTGAGGGTCGCCAGATGGCCAAGGAAGAGCTGCCCGAGGTGCCAACTGAAGCGAAAGCCGAAGGTGCGCAGGCAGCCGCCGAGCGAAAAGTCGCGGCCTCTGCCGCCGATACCGCTGATGTCGGTGCAGCGACAGGCGAAGGCGAGCCCGTGTCGGCGGTGGTCCTGTTGGATGCCGATCGGGACATCGTCGCGGAACTGGAGGGATAG
- a CDS encoding zinc ribbon domain-containing protein — protein sequence MQLKAVIMSSRFGLDTVECDLKLVLPGTVESLRPRLATALEQMGYHVVSDEPLQARRGGTSFSLEVLKYPISLFLGFKPVGERATQVTFSYSLKHSGVGLITKGDLPVLAREAEAVAAIALRELQGFTCDACGSDNPRGARFCRRCGAPLVISTPAEVELLHLVAQGRVAFQAITSSAVVLMVAMMLFALLPGKPERVATLLGVASAIMGFIPLWWGIYKLRRSLRPKEAAESIPFERRLEEVPPIASFPSSGVPMSVTERTTQLLDEPARPPVVTEDRRGEESV from the coding sequence ATGCAGCTCAAGGCCGTCATCATGAGTAGCCGGTTTGGGTTGGACACGGTGGAGTGCGATCTCAAGCTGGTACTTCCGGGGACGGTTGAAAGCCTTCGCCCCCGATTGGCGACGGCGTTGGAGCAGATGGGCTATCACGTCGTAAGTGATGAGCCGCTCCAGGCCAGGCGAGGAGGGACAAGTTTTTCTCTAGAGGTACTCAAATACCCGATCTCGTTGTTTCTCGGCTTCAAGCCAGTGGGAGAACGAGCGACTCAGGTCACCTTCAGTTATTCTTTGAAGCACTCGGGTGTGGGATTGATTACGAAAGGGGATTTACCTGTTCTGGCGCGGGAAGCCGAAGCTGTCGCTGCAATCGCCCTGCGTGAGTTGCAGGGGTTCACCTGTGATGCCTGTGGTTCGGATAATCCGCGCGGTGCCCGGTTTTGTCGGCGATGTGGTGCCCCTCTGGTCATCTCCACACCGGCTGAGGTTGAACTGCTGCACCTTGTTGCCCAGGGGCGGGTTGCCTTTCAAGCCATTACCTCGAGTGCAGTGGTGCTCATGGTGGCGATGATGCTTTTTGCGCTTCTTCCGGGGAAGCCGGAACGGGTCGCTACGTTGCTTGGAGTTGCCTCCGCGATAATGGGATTTATTCCCCTTTGGTGGGGGATCTATAAGCTGAGGCGGAGCTTGCGACCCAAAGAGGCGGCGGAATCCATACCGTTTGAGCGTCGGCTGGAAGAAGTGCCTCCCATCGCAAGTTTTCCCTCGAGTGGGGTGCCGATGTCTGTTACGGAGCGGACGACTCAGCTTCTGGATGAACCGGCTCGCCCACCCGTGGTGACAGAAGACCGTCGTGGTGAAGAGTCAGTCTGA
- a CDS encoding phosphoribosyltransferase family protein, with translation MNWWSQRSVTFADRASAGSRLADRLLHYRGLDPLVLGIARGGVVVGAPIARALDGHLEVIVPRKLPIPFNPEAGFGAVAEDGTVYLDHSLMEACHLTTEDVEHIKGKVLEEIHRRIARYRGNRPLPDMIGRTVILTDDGLATGYTMMAAIVSVRKNHPHRVVVAVPVSPERTAETVSHMSDEFICLLTVDTPVFAVASFYEDFHDLTDEEVIQCLAAFRKHQEGGLRDHSSCS, from the coding sequence ATGAACTGGTGGTCGCAACGCAGTGTCACCTTTGCTGACCGCGCGAGCGCCGGCTCTCGCCTTGCTGACCGACTCCTCCACTATCGGGGACTAGATCCGCTTGTTTTGGGGATTGCTCGTGGCGGCGTCGTTGTCGGAGCCCCAATCGCCCGGGCCCTCGATGGTCATCTGGAAGTCATCGTCCCGCGCAAGCTTCCCATTCCCTTCAATCCTGAGGCCGGATTCGGAGCCGTTGCCGAGGACGGTACCGTCTATCTTGATCACAGCCTGATGGAGGCGTGCCACCTCACAACCGAAGATGTCGAACACATCAAGGGCAAGGTCCTTGAAGAAATTCACCGTCGGATCGCGCGCTATCGAGGCAACCGCCCTTTACCTGATATGATCGGTCGAACCGTGATCCTCACCGACGACGGTCTGGCCACCGGATATACGATGATGGCGGCCATCGTCAGCGTCAGAAAAAATCACCCGCATCGCGTCGTCGTCGCTGTCCCCGTGAGTCCGGAACGAACGGCTGAAACTGTCTCTCACATGAGTGATGAGTTCATCTGTCTTCTCACTGTTGACACTCCCGTTTTTGCCGTTGCCTCCTTTTACGAAGACTTCCACGATCTGACCGACGAAGAGGTAATCCAGTGCCTCGCCGCATTCCGGAAACACCAGGAGGGCGGCCTTCGGGATCATAGCAGTTGTTCGTAG
- the pyrH gene encoding UMP kinase: MQPVYKRILLKLSGEVLMGDRGYGIDPDVFRTIAEEVKETYDLGVQIGIVIGGGNIIRGIEASGRGMDRTTADHMGMLATVINALALQDALEKMGVPTRVQTAIEIRAVAEPFIRRRAIRHLEKGRVVIFAAGTGNPYFSTDSAAALRALEIRADVILKATKVDGIYTEDPAIHSHAVKLDELTYFNVLERGLKIMDSSAITLCMDNAMPIIVFNLRVPGNIKRVVLGEKVGSRVVAKLSETA; this comes from the coding sequence ATCCAACCGGTTTATAAACGGATCCTGCTGAAGCTCAGCGGAGAAGTCCTCATGGGTGACCGAGGCTACGGGATTGATCCTGACGTCTTCCGCACGATTGCCGAGGAGGTAAAGGAAACCTACGATCTTGGAGTTCAGATCGGGATTGTGATCGGGGGTGGGAATATCATCCGAGGGATTGAAGCAAGCGGCCGGGGCATGGACCGAACGACGGCCGATCACATGGGCATGCTGGCCACCGTCATCAATGCGTTGGCTTTGCAGGATGCCCTGGAAAAGATGGGTGTGCCGACGCGAGTCCAGACGGCGATCGAAATTCGGGCAGTTGCTGAGCCTTTCATCCGGCGACGGGCCATCCGCCACCTGGAGAAGGGTCGCGTCGTTATCTTCGCCGCGGGTACGGGAAATCCTTATTTCAGCACCGATAGTGCGGCTGCCCTTCGGGCCTTGGAGATCCGGGCGGATGTGATCCTCAAAGCGACTAAAGTAGACGGAATTTACACCGAAGATCCGGCCATCCACAGTCACGCCGTTAAGCTCGACGAGCTGACCTATTTCAATGTCCTCGAACGGGGACTGAAGATCATGGACTCGTCAGCGATCACGCTGTGCATGGATAATGCCATGCCCATTATTGTCTTCAACCTGCGGGTTCCCGGAAATATCAAGCGGGTCGTGCTGGGAGAGAAAGTGGGGTCCCGCGTCGTCGCCAAGCTGTCAGAAACCGCCTGA
- a CDS encoding glycosyltransferase family 1 protein: MRISLFPDLELEGWKSMNLYAEHLARHLRRVNHQDEIVLVRVGPPDPIRGRKREGSSEQREVFRYFWRYVVYPRKAARWSADVNHILDHSYAHVVGRLNPQRTVITVHDLYPLRVIRSTPRTLREWIRREVLLWVMDHLRQASWLIADSQFVKREIVEFLGYPEHRIAVVPLGADHITVRGPEAGAAFRRRYAIDNRDRVILHVGGCDERKNIRVLLLALSELVRERRRDAVLVHIGESFRPEDRRVIEEHGLQPSLRLIANATAEDLAAAYVAADVVVVPSTYEGFGLPAVEAMAAGTPVVGLRAAALPEVIGEAGLLVDDNTPSAFADAIEKILSDPEKQQTLSRRGRERVACLTWERTARFTNEVYRRIIEES; this comes from the coding sequence ATGAGAATCTCCCTTTTCCCCGATCTGGAACTTGAAGGATGGAAGAGCATGAATCTGTATGCCGAACACCTGGCTCGCCACCTTCGTCGTGTGAACCATCAGGACGAGATTGTCCTTGTGCGCGTGGGCCCGCCTGACCCAATCAGAGGACGTAAACGCGAGGGATCGTCCGAACAAAGGGAAGTTTTTCGCTACTTTTGGCGCTATGTGGTCTATCCCCGGAAGGCGGCGCGGTGGTCAGCCGATGTGAATCATATTCTCGATCACAGCTATGCGCATGTCGTGGGTCGGCTGAATCCTCAGCGAACGGTCATCACGGTTCATGACCTCTATCCCCTGCGCGTTATCCGCTCAACGCCACGAACTCTTCGGGAATGGATACGAAGGGAGGTCCTCCTCTGGGTGATGGATCATCTCCGGCAGGCATCCTGGTTGATTGCCGACTCTCAGTTTGTCAAGCGGGAGATTGTAGAGTTTCTCGGTTATCCCGAGCATCGAATCGCAGTGGTTCCCCTGGGGGCAGATCATATCACGGTGAGGGGACCCGAAGCAGGAGCAGCCTTTCGGCGACGATATGCGATTGACAATCGGGACCGCGTGATACTGCACGTCGGGGGATGCGATGAACGGAAGAACATCCGGGTTCTCTTGTTGGCTTTAAGCGAACTGGTTCGGGAGCGAAGGAGGGACGCGGTCTTGGTTCATATTGGAGAGAGCTTCAGGCCGGAAGACCGGAGGGTCATCGAGGAGCACGGGCTTCAGCCTTCTCTGCGGCTGATCGCCAACGCGACGGCAGAAGATCTCGCGGCAGCTTACGTGGCGGCGGATGTCGTGGTCGTTCCTTCAACGTATGAGGGATTTGGCCTACCGGCAGTGGAAGCGATGGCCGCAGGCACTCCGGTCGTCGGGCTGCGCGCCGCTGCTTTACCCGAAGTGATCGGTGAGGCCGGTCTGCTCGTTGACGACAATACCCCATCGGCGTTTGCCGATGCTATAGAGAAGATATTGAGCGACCCTGAGAAGCAGCAGACGCTTTCTCGCAGGGGAAGGGAGCGCGTAGCCTGCTTAACCTGGGAGCGTACAGCACGTTTCACCAATGAGGTCTATCGGCGAATCATTGAGGAGAGCTGA
- the frr gene encoding ribosome recycling factor — MIKEILRDARSRMEAAVEDCRRKLASLRTGRASTSILDHITVEYYGVPTPLNQVAQLHAPEPTLLTIQPYDPSLLGAIERAILASDLGLTPSNDGRIIRIPIPPLTEERRRHLAKIVGDVAEEHRTAIRNIRRDANDRLKKLLKEKAISEDDERKAIEEVQKLTDAHIVRVNELARAKEEEILGR, encoded by the coding sequence ATGATTAAGGAGATACTTCGTGACGCCAGGAGCCGGATGGAAGCGGCGGTGGAGGACTGTCGGAGAAAGCTCGCCTCGCTCCGTACGGGACGAGCCTCTACGAGCATCTTGGACCACATCACAGTGGAATATTACGGGGTTCCCACACCACTGAATCAGGTAGCACAACTTCATGCGCCGGAGCCGACACTGCTGACCATTCAGCCGTACGATCCTTCTCTCCTGGGTGCTATTGAGCGCGCCATCCTTGCTTCGGATCTCGGTCTGACGCCCTCCAATGATGGTCGGATCATCCGTATCCCGATTCCGCCGCTGACCGAGGAGCGGCGGCGGCACCTGGCCAAGATCGTTGGTGATGTCGCGGAGGAGCACCGCACGGCCATCCGCAACATTAGGCGGGACGCGAATGATCGCTTGAAAAAGTTGCTCAAAGAAAAGGCGATCTCCGAGGATGATGAACGGAAAGCCATCGAGGAGGTTCAAAAGCTCACCGACGCCCACATCGTCAGGGTTAACGAGCTGGCCCGAGCCAAGGAGGAAGAAATCCTCGGCCGATGA
- a CDS encoding glycosyltransferase — translation MRRTVAFVVNDEPGGALARRAESLADRLRPDSSIIVLCRGRRKVLAILRFIVNLADARPEIVYVFDMGYSGVLAGVFYKLVSRRPLIIETGDVISALARSLGRTAVGLWLTERLESLAFAVADRIVVRSTTFQDVLKERGVENVVVIPDGVDTQIFTPRQAGCLRADLGLNDALVVGVVGTCRWSPTLNWCYGMELVEAMRWLIGEPVKGLIVGDGDGLPLLKKRARELGVADRLVFVGRVPYEELPEYINAMDVCLSTQTNDLVGHVRTTGKLPLYLACGRFVLATRVGEAARVLPEGMLVPCQGVIDPDYPRRLAERIRELLHQRELLAEGMRLRQIAREMFDYDLLARQLKALLVEVVRTKHGE, via the coding sequence ATGAGGCGAACTGTTGCGTTTGTCGTCAACGACGAGCCCGGTGGTGCCTTAGCGCGACGAGCTGAGAGTCTGGCTGATCGGCTGAGACCGGACAGCAGCATCATTGTCCTTTGCCGGGGGAGGAGAAAGGTCCTGGCGATCCTTCGATTCATCGTGAACCTTGCCGATGCGCGACCGGAAATTGTGTACGTTTTTGACATGGGCTATTCGGGAGTCCTCGCCGGTGTTTTTTACAAGCTGGTGAGCAGGAGGCCACTTATCATTGAAACGGGGGATGTCATTTCAGCACTGGCGCGATCACTCGGGCGAACAGCAGTGGGATTGTGGTTGACCGAGCGGTTGGAATCGCTCGCCTTTGCTGTGGCAGACAGGATCGTCGTGCGCAGCACAACGTTTCAGGACGTCTTGAAGGAGCGAGGGGTGGAAAATGTGGTCGTGATCCCGGACGGAGTGGATACGCAAATTTTCACTCCGCGCCAAGCTGGATGCCTTCGGGCGGATCTCGGGTTAAACGACGCCCTGGTCGTGGGAGTGGTGGGGACCTGCCGCTGGAGTCCGACATTGAACTGGTGCTATGGGATGGAACTCGTGGAAGCAATGAGGTGGCTCATCGGGGAACCGGTCAAAGGACTCATCGTCGGCGACGGCGATGGCCTGCCGCTCCTGAAAAAGAGAGCCCGGGAACTCGGGGTCGCCGATCGGTTGGTTTTCGTCGGAAGGGTCCCTTACGAGGAACTGCCTGAGTACATCAACGCGATGGACGTATGCCTGTCAACGCAGACAAACGATCTCGTGGGTCATGTGCGCACGACGGGCAAATTGCCACTCTATCTGGCCTGCGGCCGATTCGTTCTGGCTACACGTGTGGGAGAGGCAGCTCGGGTTCTCCCGGAGGGGATGCTCGTTCCTTGTCAGGGCGTCATTGACCCGGATTATCCTCGCCGGCTGGCCGAGCGCATTCGTGAACTGCTTCACCAGCGGGAATTGCTCGCGGAGGGCATGAGACTGCGTCAGATTGCACGGGAAATGTTTGACTACGATCTACTGGCTAGGCAATTGAAAGCGCTCCTCGTCGAAGTAGTGAGAACGAAGCACGGCGAGTGA
- a CDS encoding methyltransferase domain-containing protein has translation MPPLEAVRDNFAYRYYFTPEFGFGRKAVRHIRRRRIEIVLGFLQGMSGCDVLDVGCGPGDGTLLLGRHFTSPRWVIGVDLGWECVTLGRQMASANKMTAHFIQAEAGALPFPSRSFDAVISWELIEHLPHYRTFLAEAHRVLRPGGHLVLSTPTRAGFHSWLKRAWVRLRRLDRQFAQYRKPGDLYERFLGRRELISALKESGFEIISHSVKIFVFSFLPDWLFPLNCALEPILESLPGIRQLGVTAFYHCRKA, from the coding sequence ATGCCACCCCTTGAGGCGGTGCGGGACAATTTTGCCTACCGTTATTATTTCACTCCCGAGTTCGGCTTTGGGAGAAAAGCGGTGCGGCACATCCGCCGGCGGCGCATCGAGATCGTGCTGGGGTTTCTGCAAGGGATGAGCGGCTGCGATGTCCTCGATGTTGGGTGTGGTCCGGGCGATGGGACGCTTCTGCTAGGGCGCCACTTCACATCACCTCGTTGGGTGATCGGGGTGGATCTCGGCTGGGAGTGTGTGACCCTGGGACGACAGATGGCATCAGCAAATAAGATGACGGCTCATTTCATTCAGGCTGAAGCGGGGGCACTCCCATTTCCGTCGCGGTCCTTTGATGCCGTCATTTCGTGGGAATTGATCGAGCACCTGCCTCACTATCGCACGTTCCTGGCGGAAGCGCATCGGGTGCTGCGTCCGGGAGGGCATTTGGTCCTTTCGACACCGACGCGGGCCGGCTTCCATAGCTGGCTCAAGCGAGCCTGGGTCCGGCTGCGTCGGCTGGACCGGCAATTTGCTCAGTACCGGAAGCCGGGTGATCTGTATGAACGTTTCCTTGGCCGCCGGGAACTCATCTCCGCTCTCAAGGAGTCCGGATTTGAGATCATCTCTCACTCGGTCAAAATTTTCGTTTTCTCGTTTCTCCCCGACTGGCTCTTCCCGCTCAATTGCGCTCTGGAACCGATCCTCGAATCCTTGCCAGGAATACGGCAGCTCGGCGTCACCGCCTTTTATCATTGTCGGAAAGCCTGA
- the tsf gene encoding translation elongation factor Ts encodes MVDVPASAVKALREKTGVGFMECKIALQEAGGDEEKAIEILRKRGLASAKKKEGRATTEGSIGAYIHHGNKIGVLVEVNCETDFVARNAEFQQFVKDLAMHICAADPKYLRKEDVPEAILAKEREIAREQALQDPKMVGKPDHVIEKVVEGRLAKFYAETVLLEQPFIKDPTKTIGQLLTEMIARIGENIRIRRPPLTNSLLYRAQDDGTEKGEDRARPDSDPTGL; translated from the coding sequence ATGGTGGATGTACCGGCGAGTGCTGTCAAAGCTCTTCGGGAGAAAACCGGAGTTGGCTTCATGGAGTGTAAAATCGCCTTACAGGAAGCAGGGGGCGACGAAGAAAAGGCTATCGAAATATTACGCAAACGAGGTCTGGCGTCAGCAAAGAAAAAGGAAGGGCGCGCCACAACCGAGGGGAGCATTGGAGCCTATATTCATCACGGCAATAAGATCGGGGTTTTGGTCGAAGTCAATTGTGAAACCGATTTCGTGGCCCGCAATGCCGAATTTCAGCAGTTCGTCAAGGATCTGGCCATGCACATCTGTGCAGCCGATCCGAAGTATTTGCGAAAGGAGGACGTCCCTGAAGCGATTCTGGCCAAGGAGCGCGAGATCGCCCGTGAACAGGCATTGCAAGATCCTAAGATGGTGGGCAAACCGGACCACGTGATCGAAAAGGTCGTCGAGGGCCGATTGGCAAAATTTTATGCTGAGACGGTCCTGTTGGAGCAGCCCTTTATCAAGGATCCCACCAAGACGATCGGGCAACTGCTCACCGAGATGATCGCCCGGATCGGGGAGAACATCCGGATTCGGCGGCCGCCACTAACGAATAGCCTCTTATATCGTGCGCAAGACGACGGCACGGAAAAAGGAGAAGACCGTGCGAGACCAGACAGCGATCCAACCGGTTTATAA
- the rplM gene encoding 50S ribosomal protein L13 — protein sequence MKTFVPSGKNLEKQRKWYLIDATGMTVGRLASRVAPLLMGKHKPTYTPFLDLGDHVIVINAANVVFTGQKWRQKVYRWHSGYPGGLKETTARHLMAKHPERVVELAIKGMLPKTPLGKKMARKLKVYAGPEHPHQAQKPEILTFD from the coding sequence ATGAAGACATTTGTTCCGAGCGGAAAGAACCTTGAGAAGCAACGCAAATGGTATCTGATTGACGCCACCGGGATGACCGTGGGACGGTTGGCGTCGAGGGTTGCGCCACTTCTGATGGGGAAGCACAAGCCGACCTACACTCCGTTTCTCGATCTGGGGGATCATGTGATTGTGATCAATGCGGCGAACGTGGTGTTTACAGGGCAAAAGTGGCGGCAGAAGGTTTATCGCTGGCATTCGGGATATCCGGGAGGTCTCAAAGAGACGACGGCACGACACCTCATGGCCAAACATCCAGAGCGAGTCGTTGAGCTGGCAATTAAAGGGATGCTTCCGAAGACCCCGCTGGGGAAGAAGATGGCGCGAAAGCTAAAAGTCTATGCGGGTCCGGAACATCCGCATCAGGCGCAAAAGCCGGAGATTTTAACCTTTGATTAG